The nucleotide window CGTGACGAACGACGAGCAATGTCAGGCCTGCGTGCTTGCCGATCAGCACCGGGTCGGTCACGGCCAGCACAGGCGGAGAATCAACGATCACCACGTCGTACTGTTTGCTAAACTGCGCAAGCAGTTTTCCGAAGGCATCGCTCATCAACATCTCAGCCGGACTCGTGGGAATGCCTCCACTCGTCAACACGTCGAGGTTCGGTACGACCTGGCGGTAAACAGCGCTAGCCGTCTCGACTCCGCCAATCACGTCGGATAGGCCGGGTTTGCTGGGAAGCGAAAAATATTTATGCACGTCACCGCGGCGCATATCCGAGTCGACCAACAGCACACGTTTGCCGCCGGCCGATAACACGGCGGACAGATTCACCGAGAGAAACGACTTGCCGACGTCCGGCCGCGGCCCCGTCAACATCACGATGTTGGTATGCGATTTGAGCAAGCCGAACTGCAATGCCGTTCTCAAACTGCGGATGCCTTCCACCGCCACGTCGTCGGGTCGAATCGCCGCAAGCACGTTCAATACCGAAGCGCCACCGCGAACGGATTGCTGCAATGAACGCTGCCGCGCGCTCCTGGAGACGATCGCGAACACCGGCACGCCGACCGCGCCTTCGATTTCCGATGGAGTCTCGAGTCCACGATTCATGGTACTGCGCACAAATGCGATGGTGCATCCAAGCAGCAGTCCGATCACGCCCGACAGCGCGATTACCAGGACCTTCTTCGGTTTGACCGGCTTTTCGGCCACCTCGGCGTAGTCGACCGTATGAACATTGCCCAATTGGCCCGCCTTCAGCACACGCAACTGCTGCGTGCTATCCAGCAGCTTTGTGTATAGGTCCGTGTCGACCCGCACGTCGCGCATGAGACGGAGCGCCTGTTGTTGCATGTTCGGCAACGCTGCCACTTTCTCATTGAAGGCGCTCTGCTGTTCCTGCAATTCACCGATCTGGGCATCGATCGCCTGCACGGACGGGTGTTCCGCCGTGTACCGCTGCGCGAGCGCGGAACGTTGCTGTTCCAACTCGATCAACCTGGTTTTGCTATCGACGATCGATTGCAGCAGCAGCTTGCCTTCGGCTTCCAGATCGACGGTGCCGTTCTGCGTGCGGAACGCGTTGTATTTTGCTTCGGCTTCGTCGAGATCTGCGCGCAACTGGGGGAGTTGGTCGCCGAGGAACTGCAACATCTGCTGCGCCTGCGCCGACTTCCTGTCCACATTTCGCTGAACGTAGATGCTGGCGACGCGGTTAACGGTCGCAGCGGTCCTGAGTGCGTCCGGGCCTTCGAGCGAGATGGCGACGATTCCCGACTGCTTCACCTTTTCGCTGATATTGAGTGCGCTTTGCAGATCCGCGGTCGTCAGTTGCGTAGAGGCCCTCTTCAGATCGAACGACGTGCCGACGCGCGCCACCATGCCGTCCACTTTCAGTTGCACTGAGCCGTACTGCGTCATACCCTGTCCCGCAACGCCAACGCGACCGCGGAGCACCGTGCGGCCGTCCGGATCGCGTAGCTCAAACGCCTGCTCTCCAACGACCATCAATCTGAAAGGCTGATCGTAGAGTGCAGCAGGTACGTCGAATTGCGTCGGGCCCAAACTCTCACCGCCCCAGGCGAAACTGCTCATCCCCAAAACGGGACTCGCGGAACCGCCTGCGGGCACCTGCCGTGCGATCAGCGCTCCGAGCAGCGGGAATCGGTGTGGCGCCGCCTTTACATCAAGATGCAAAATTCGGACAGTTTCTTCGACCACCATCCGCAAACGGATCAGTTCAATTTCCGCGTCAGTCGACGCCTTGCTCTGAAACAACGATGCGAGGTCGCCGAGCTTGTCATTGAGCGTGTCGCTGCCGGGGTCCCTGTCGACCTGAATCATCGCCTCGGCTTTGTACAATGGCGTGCCGACCAATGCATAGGCAACGCCGAGAAACAGCATCGCCGCAGTGGTCAACACAATCAAAAGCCGATTCTCGCCCAACAATGCGATGACGTCGGACACCGTGATTTCATTTTCACCCAGCGCGTCGGCCGAGCGTTCCTGATCAAGTAATTTCATGATTCAGTGCGTCAGCCTGGCAATGTCTT belongs to Paraburkholderia sp. FT54 and includes:
- a CDS encoding polysaccharide biosynthesis tyrosine autokinase, translating into MKLLDQERSADALGENEITVSDVIALLGENRLLIVLTTAAMLFLGVAYALVGTPLYKAEAMIQVDRDPGSDTLNDKLGDLASLFQSKASTDAEIELIRLRMVVEETVRILHLDVKAAPHRFPLLGALIARQVPAGGSASPVLGMSSFAWGGESLGPTQFDVPAALYDQPFRLMVVGEQAFELRDPDGRTVLRGRVGVAGQGMTQYGSVQLKVDGMVARVGTSFDLKRASTQLTTADLQSALNISEKVKQSGIVAISLEGPDALRTAATVNRVASIYVQRNVDRKSAQAQQMLQFLGDQLPQLRADLDEAEAKYNAFRTQNGTVDLEAEGKLLLQSIVDSKTRLIELEQQRSALAQRYTAEHPSVQAIDAQIGELQEQQSAFNEKVAALPNMQQQALRLMRDVRVDTDLYTKLLDSTQQLRVLKAGQLGNVHTVDYAEVAEKPVKPKKVLVIALSGVIGLLLGCTIAFVRSTMNRGLETPSEIEGAVGVPVFAIVSRSARQRSLQQSVRGGASVLNVLAAIRPDDVAVEGIRSLRTALQFGLLKSHTNIVMLTGPRPDVGKSFLSVNLSAVLSAGGKRVLLVDSDMRRGDVHKYFSLPSKPGLSDVIGGVETASAVYRQVVPNLDVLTSGGIPTSPAEMLMSDAFGKLLAQFSKQYDVVIVDSPPVLAVTDPVLIGKHAGLTLLVVRHGRHSAAELQESVRQLSSVGRAVDGVLLNDVPQRASAYGAFSEYGGGKSA